One stretch of Amycolatopsis sp. NBC_00345 DNA includes these proteins:
- a CDS encoding aldo/keto reductase, producing the protein MDYRNLGATGVKVSPLCLGTMMLGAWGNPDHEDSTRIVHAALAAGINFVDTADVYSNGESERIVGKALAGRRDSVVLATKVNSPMGADPNERGSSRRWILRACEDSLRRLGTDYLDLYQVHRPDPDTAVDETLGALTDLVRQGKVRYLGSSTFPPAAIVQAQWTAERRGRERFVCEQPPYSLLTRSVENEVLPTCAEHKLGVLAWSPLAGGWLSGRWRTGAAELTSRRTEKMPHPTTHAHYDLSVPGNQAKLDAATALAELADEAGLPLIHLALAFVVRHPAVTSAVIGPRTLAHLDSQLGAADVTLDEAVLDRIDEIVAPGTDLNPADTGYHSPALADAWRRRRPVHSGR; encoded by the coding sequence ATGGACTACCGGAACCTGGGCGCCACCGGCGTCAAGGTCAGCCCCCTGTGCCTGGGCACGATGATGCTCGGCGCGTGGGGCAACCCCGATCACGAAGACTCGACCCGGATCGTGCACGCGGCGCTGGCCGCGGGGATCAACTTCGTCGACACCGCCGACGTCTACTCCAACGGAGAGTCGGAACGGATCGTCGGCAAGGCACTGGCCGGGCGCCGCGACTCCGTCGTGCTGGCCACCAAGGTGAACTCCCCGATGGGCGCGGACCCCAACGAGCGGGGCAGCTCGCGGCGCTGGATCCTGCGCGCCTGCGAGGACAGCCTGCGCCGGCTGGGCACCGACTACCTCGACCTGTACCAGGTGCACCGGCCCGATCCGGACACCGCCGTCGACGAGACGCTCGGCGCGCTGACCGACCTGGTGCGCCAGGGAAAGGTCCGGTACCTCGGCTCGTCGACGTTCCCGCCCGCGGCGATCGTGCAGGCGCAGTGGACCGCCGAGCGCCGGGGCCGCGAGCGGTTCGTGTGCGAGCAGCCGCCGTACTCGCTGCTGACGCGCAGCGTCGAGAACGAGGTCCTGCCCACCTGCGCCGAGCACAAGCTGGGGGTGCTGGCCTGGAGCCCGCTGGCGGGCGGGTGGCTTTCCGGCCGGTGGCGCACCGGGGCGGCCGAGCTGACCAGCCGGCGCACAGAGAAGATGCCGCACCCGACCACCCACGCCCACTACGACCTGTCCGTGCCCGGCAACCAGGCCAAGCTCGACGCCGCCACCGCGCTGGCCGAGCTGGCGGACGAGGCCGGGCTGCCGCTGATCCACCTGGCGCTGGCGTTCGTGGTGCGGCACCCGGCCGTCACCTCGGCCGTGATCGGGCCCCGCACCCTGGCGCACCTGGACAGCCAGCTGGGCGCGGCCGACGTGACCCTCGACGAGGCCGTGCTCGACCGCATCGACGAGATCGTGGCGCCGGGCACCGACCTGAACCCGGCCGACACCGGCTACCACTCCCCCGCGCTCGCCGACGCCTGGCGACGGCGCCGTCCCGTCCACAGTGGACGGTGA
- a CDS encoding AraC family transcriptional regulator — MDLLDELRELITRHTGRGTLRKRRITDDASVTFASERTEPIAVMSEPSLAVVGQGVKRTVLNGTPYDYRAGQYVVVPVDLPVIGQAMAASPAEPLLVFSLTLRPALIASLLLETAAAPPAPAFGGLVIGDATADLLDPVVRLLRAAGNPDDLRVLGPGLAREIHWRLLTGEQGGLVRRIGLADGGLAHVARAIRWLREHYDEPVHVADLARLAGMSASTFHRHFRATTSMTPIQFQKQIRLQEARARLAARPRSMAEVGHLVGYDSQSQFTREYRRAFGLTPGRDAVRMRTGS; from the coding sequence GTGGATCTCCTCGACGAGCTGCGGGAGCTGATCACGCGGCACACGGGGCGCGGCACGTTGCGCAAGCGGCGGATCACGGACGACGCGTCGGTCACCTTCGCCAGCGAGCGCACGGAACCGATCGCGGTGATGTCCGAGCCTTCGCTCGCCGTGGTGGGCCAGGGCGTCAAGCGCACGGTGCTCAACGGCACGCCGTACGACTACCGCGCGGGCCAGTACGTCGTCGTCCCGGTCGACCTGCCGGTGATCGGCCAGGCCATGGCGGCGAGCCCGGCCGAGCCGCTGCTCGTGTTCAGCCTGACGCTCCGGCCCGCGCTCATCGCGTCGCTGCTGCTCGAGACGGCCGCCGCCCCGCCCGCGCCCGCGTTCGGCGGCCTGGTGATCGGCGACGCGACCGCGGACCTGCTGGACCCGGTCGTCCGGCTGCTGCGCGCCGCCGGGAACCCTGACGACCTCCGCGTGCTCGGGCCCGGCCTGGCGCGGGAGATCCACTGGCGGCTGCTCACCGGCGAGCAGGGCGGGCTGGTGCGCCGGATCGGCCTCGCCGACGGCGGCCTCGCGCACGTGGCCCGCGCGATCCGCTGGCTGCGGGAGCACTACGACGAGCCCGTGCACGTCGCCGACCTCGCGCGGCTCGCGGGGATGAGCGCGTCGACCTTCCACCGGCATTTCCGCGCCACCACGTCGATGACGCCGATCCAGTTCCAGAAGCAGATCCGCCTGCAGGAGGCCCGCGCGCGGCTGGCGGCCCGGCCGCGCAGCATGGCGGAGGTCGGCCACCTCGTCGGCTACGACAGCCAGTCCCAGTTCACGCGGGAGTACCGCCGGGCGTTCGGCCTCACCCCCGGCCGCGACGCCGTGCGGATGCGGACCGGCTCCTGA
- a CDS encoding alpha/beta hydrolase, translated as MRVRNRRLLTAAVAVVVAVGVPFLVNAVSVQPGAAIVKALFELKPAVNPPPGYGELAAKVSAVRDVAVPVDGAPEAKLDVYAPKERSGAPLPMILWIHGGGFISGSKEAVGDYAVMLAANGYVVASLDYSLAPGTRYPAPVQQANAALRQLAAHAGEYGGDPAKVFVGGDSAGAQIASQTAALVTNPALASAMRLTPGLPAASLRGALLFCGLYDMKTVGDSGFPALQTFTWSYLGRRDWPDDPRLPQLSATGQVTNAYPATLLTVGDQDPFEGQGHEMVTALQRAGVEVRSRFYTGAGLGHEYQFDFSHPESNEFFRMTLDFLTERSAA; from the coding sequence GTGCGGGTGAGGAACCGGCGGCTGCTGACCGCCGCGGTGGCCGTGGTCGTCGCCGTGGGCGTGCCGTTCCTGGTCAACGCCGTTTCGGTGCAGCCCGGCGCGGCGATCGTGAAGGCGCTGTTCGAGCTGAAGCCCGCGGTGAACCCGCCGCCGGGGTACGGCGAGCTGGCGGCGAAGGTGTCGGCGGTCCGCGACGTCGCGGTGCCGGTCGACGGCGCCCCGGAGGCGAAGCTCGACGTCTACGCCCCGAAGGAGCGCTCCGGCGCGCCGCTGCCGATGATCCTGTGGATCCACGGCGGCGGGTTCATCTCGGGCAGCAAGGAAGCGGTCGGCGACTACGCGGTGATGCTCGCGGCGAACGGTTACGTCGTGGCCAGCCTTGACTACTCGCTCGCCCCCGGAACCCGTTACCCCGCACCGGTTCAGCAGGCCAACGCGGCGCTGCGGCAGCTCGCGGCCCACGCCGGCGAGTACGGCGGGGACCCGGCGAAGGTGTTCGTGGGCGGCGACTCCGCGGGCGCCCAGATCGCGAGCCAGACCGCCGCGCTCGTCACGAATCCCGCGCTGGCCTCGGCCATGCGGCTCACGCCCGGGCTGCCGGCCGCGTCCCTGCGCGGCGCGCTGCTGTTCTGCGGGCTGTACGACATGAAAACGGTCGGCGACAGCGGGTTCCCGGCCCTGCAGACGTTCACCTGGTCCTACCTGGGCCGCCGGGACTGGCCGGACGACCCGCGGCTGCCGCAGCTCTCGGCCACGGGTCAGGTGACGAATGCGTACCCGGCCACCCTGCTCACGGTGGGCGACCAGGATCCGTTCGAAGGACAGGGGCACGAGATGGTCACCGCGCTCCAGCGCGCCGGCGTCGAGGTGCGGAGCCGGTTCTACACCGGCGCCGGGCTCGGCCACGAGTACCAGTTCGACTTCTCCCACCCCGAGTCGAACGAGTTCTTCCGGATGACACTGGACTTCCTCACCGAGCGGAGTGCGGCGTGA
- a CDS encoding discoidin domain-containing protein: MAHDHGDGPDPEQTEPAEPALSRRHVLSAGTGLLAGFGLAAVLPGVALAATAPTAVTGADGLAAGGSGATDLALFRPVQVSSTDYAATPAEFAVDGLAQVGVAGSGWRAAPGGGPWIIVDLQGSCQISSVVLTFEARPGDPAFDETGTRTNTKGTEILSSYAVALDLDVSTDGKSWRTVHHTDSGTGGVLTVPLAPAVTARWVRLSASRLSTTNPLGLNGFQVYGSSRDARPAVHGWTSWPVRDRDDPPALSVAADGTVPLESGWSLTMQDWAPSADGAVLSGPDVDTRGWLPATVPGTVLASLVEQGQLPDPVAGMGTLHVPEALSRHAWWYRRRFAVPRGLDTGAGRHVWLEFDGVNHEADIWLNGTHAGNLAHPFGRAALDVTGALRRSGDQALAVKISPMPYPGSPGDKGPAGQSFVDAGTTMFANSPTYLAVSGWDWMPAVRDRASGIWNHVRLRSTGAAVLGDARVDTVLPDLPGTGTAEVTISVPVRNAGGAAQRVQVTAEFDGVRVSTAVTVAAGQETVAVFAPAAFPQLRLKNPKLWWPNGYGDPALHDLTLTAKIGQAVSDRKTLQFGLRQIGYQYDQPIVITDGRAEQKVDVGAQNARYVRMQGGQRATGWGFSLWTLSVVDSKTPGTDLARGKTATSSSLADGNPPANAVDGDPQTRWTSAYQDGEWIQVDLGAATAFDQVVLTWETAYAATFKIQVSPDGTTWTDAASVDNSAKPLTILVNGVKVFIRGGSWGWDELLRRMPAERMDAVVAMHRDMNFTLIRNWVGSSYREELFAACDRYGILLWNEFWDGWSTDPANHDVYLAQAEDTVLRYRHHACATIWFGCNEGNPPTVIDQALRDIVTRNTDLLYQSNSAGGVITGDGPYRWLDPKQYFTGEATGGKSGFWSEIGLPTVSVAESMRNLVGKDDPGWPIDAPWFLHDWSANGNQSPQTYLAAIDARLAPSTSLEEFSRKAQFVNYESMRAIFEAWNSKLWNDATGVLLWMSHPAWHSTVWQTYDYDLDVNGSYYGSRKGCEARHVQADLSTWQVIAVNHTPGALTGATVTAQLHGLDGQSLGAPSVRKVDVAPISTAPAFTVPFGADQPALHLLRLTMTDAGGAVTSENTYWRYRTDTAMQGLNQLARTRLSADLRATGRGGYTTTVRNTGRTAAAMVRLSLRERNGTDRVLPTLYGDNYFWLLPGESRTITVDPRRPVDHPRLRVEAYNVPSQLV, from the coding sequence ATGGCGCACGACCACGGCGACGGACCGGACCCGGAACAGACGGAGCCGGCTGAGCCCGCGCTGTCCCGCCGGCACGTCCTGTCCGCCGGAACCGGTCTGCTGGCCGGGTTCGGGCTGGCGGCCGTGCTGCCCGGCGTCGCCTTGGCCGCCACGGCGCCCACCGCGGTCACGGGCGCCGACGGCCTGGCGGCGGGCGGCTCCGGCGCGACCGACCTCGCCCTGTTCCGCCCGGTCCAGGTGTCCTCGACCGACTACGCCGCCACCCCGGCCGAGTTCGCGGTGGACGGCCTCGCGCAGGTCGGCGTGGCCGGCTCCGGCTGGCGCGCCGCGCCGGGCGGCGGGCCGTGGATCATCGTCGACCTGCAGGGGAGCTGCCAGATCAGCTCGGTGGTGCTGACCTTCGAGGCCCGGCCCGGTGACCCGGCCTTCGATGAGACCGGCACCCGGACCAACACCAAGGGCACCGAGATCCTGTCGAGTTACGCGGTCGCGCTCGACCTCGACGTCTCCACCGACGGGAAGTCCTGGCGCACGGTCCACCACACCGATTCCGGCACCGGGGGAGTGCTGACGGTGCCGCTGGCCCCCGCCGTCACCGCGCGCTGGGTGCGGCTGTCGGCGTCCCGCCTATCCACGACCAACCCGTTGGGGCTCAACGGTTTCCAGGTTTACGGCAGCAGCCGCGACGCGCGTCCGGCGGTGCACGGCTGGACCAGCTGGCCGGTGCGCGACCGGGACGACCCGCCCGCGCTGAGCGTGGCGGCCGACGGCACCGTACCGCTCGAATCGGGCTGGTCCCTCACCATGCAGGACTGGGCGCCCAGCGCCGACGGCGCGGTGCTGTCGGGTCCCGATGTCGACACCCGCGGCTGGCTGCCCGCCACGGTGCCGGGCACGGTGCTGGCCTCGCTGGTCGAGCAGGGACAGCTGCCGGACCCGGTGGCGGGGATGGGCACCCTGCACGTGCCGGAGGCGCTGTCCCGGCACGCCTGGTGGTACCGGCGCCGGTTCGCCGTGCCACGCGGCCTGGACACCGGCGCGGGCCGGCACGTGTGGCTGGAGTTCGACGGGGTCAACCACGAGGCCGACATCTGGCTCAACGGCACCCACGCCGGGAACCTGGCCCACCCCTTCGGCCGGGCGGCGCTGGACGTCACCGGGGCGCTGCGACGCTCCGGCGACCAGGCGCTGGCGGTGAAGATCTCGCCGATGCCGTACCCGGGCAGCCCCGGCGACAAGGGGCCGGCCGGTCAGTCCTTTGTGGACGCGGGCACGACGATGTTCGCCAATTCGCCGACCTACCTCGCGGTGTCCGGCTGGGACTGGATGCCCGCCGTCCGCGACCGCGCGTCGGGCATCTGGAACCACGTCCGCCTGCGCTCCACCGGCGCCGCGGTGCTCGGCGACGCCCGCGTGGACACCGTGCTGCCGGACCTTCCGGGCACCGGCACCGCCGAGGTCACGATCTCGGTGCCGGTGCGCAACGCCGGCGGGGCCGCCCAGCGGGTGCAGGTCACCGCGGAGTTCGACGGCGTCCGGGTGAGCACCGCCGTCACCGTCGCGGCCGGCCAGGAGACCGTCGCCGTGTTCGCCCCGGCCGCGTTCCCGCAGCTGCGGCTGAAGAACCCGAAACTGTGGTGGCCCAACGGCTACGGCGACCCGGCCCTGCACGACCTCACCCTGACCGCGAAGATCGGCCAGGCGGTCAGCGACCGGAAGACGCTGCAGTTCGGCCTCCGACAGATCGGCTATCAATACGACCAGCCGATCGTGATCACCGACGGCCGGGCCGAGCAGAAGGTCGACGTCGGCGCGCAGAACGCCCGCTACGTCCGGATGCAGGGCGGCCAGCGCGCCACCGGCTGGGGCTTCTCGCTGTGGACACTGTCCGTTGTGGACAGCAAGACGCCGGGCACCGACCTCGCGCGGGGCAAGACCGCGACCTCGTCCTCGTTGGCCGACGGGAACCCGCCCGCCAACGCCGTGGACGGCGACCCGCAGACCCGCTGGACCTCGGCGTACCAGGACGGCGAGTGGATCCAGGTCGACCTCGGCGCCGCGACCGCGTTCGACCAGGTGGTGCTGACCTGGGAGACCGCCTACGCCGCGACGTTCAAGATCCAGGTCTCCCCGGACGGGACGACCTGGACCGACGCCGCTTCGGTCGACAACTCGGCCAAGCCGCTGACCATTCTCGTCAACGGGGTCAAGGTCTTCATCCGCGGCGGCAGCTGGGGCTGGGACGAGCTGCTGCGCCGGATGCCGGCCGAGCGGATGGATGCGGTCGTCGCGATGCACCGCGACATGAACTTCACCCTGATCCGCAACTGGGTCGGCTCGTCCTACCGCGAGGAGCTGTTCGCCGCCTGCGACCGGTACGGCATCCTGCTGTGGAACGAGTTCTGGGACGGCTGGTCCACCGACCCGGCCAACCACGACGTCTACCTGGCGCAGGCCGAGGACACCGTGCTGCGCTACCGCCACCACGCGTGCGCCACGATCTGGTTCGGCTGCAACGAGGGCAACCCGCCGACCGTGATCGACCAGGCGCTGCGCGACATCGTCACGCGTAACACCGACTTGCTGTACCAGAGCAACTCCGCGGGCGGCGTGATCACCGGTGACGGCCCGTACCGCTGGCTCGACCCGAAGCAGTACTTCACCGGCGAGGCGACCGGCGGGAAATCCGGCTTCTGGAGCGAGATCGGCCTGCCGACGGTGTCGGTGGCGGAGAGCATGCGCAACCTGGTCGGGAAGGACGACCCGGGCTGGCCGATCGACGCGCCGTGGTTCCTGCACGACTGGTCCGCGAACGGGAACCAGTCGCCGCAGACCTATCTGGCCGCGATCGACGCCCGGCTCGCGCCGTCGACGAGCCTCGAGGAGTTCTCCCGCAAGGCACAGTTCGTCAACTACGAGAGCATGCGCGCGATCTTCGAGGCGTGGAATTCCAAGCTGTGGAACGACGCCACCGGTGTGCTGCTGTGGATGTCGCATCCCGCGTGGCACAGCACGGTCTGGCAGACCTACGACTACGACCTCGACGTCAACGGCAGCTACTACGGCTCGCGCAAGGGCTGCGAGGCCCGCCACGTCCAGGCCGACCTCTCGACGTGGCAGGTGATCGCGGTCAACCACACGCCGGGCGCGCTGACCGGGGCGACCGTCACCGCGCAGCTGCACGGCCTCGACGGGCAGAGCCTGGGCGCGCCGTCGGTGCGGAAGGTCGACGTCGCCCCGATTTCGACGGCTCCGGCGTTCACCGTGCCGTTCGGCGCCGACCAGCCCGCGCTGCACCTGCTGCGGCTGACCATGACCGACGCCGGCGGCGCGGTGACCTCGGAGAACACCTACTGGCGCTATCGCACGGACACGGCGATGCAGGGCCTCAACCAGCTCGCCCGGACCCGGCTTTCGGCCGACCTGCGGGCGACCGGCCGGGGCGGCTACACCACGACCGTCCGCAACACCGGCCGGACGGCCGCCGCGATGGTCCGGCTGTCACTGCGGGAGCGCAATGGGACGGACCGGGTGCTGCCGACCCTGTACGGCGACAACTACTTCTGGCTGCTGCCAGGGGAAAGCCGCACGATCACCGTCGACCCGCGCCGCCCGGTCGACCACCCGCGGCTGCGGGTCGAGGCCTACAACGTGCCGTCACAGCTGGTTTGA
- a CDS encoding FAD-dependent oxidoreductase, giving the protein MKTPVTIIGAGLGGLVLARVLHVHDIPVTVYEAEPSPKARSQGGMLDIHEDNGQPALAAAGLTGEFRSLILEGRQATRVLSPDGTVLLDEPDDDSGGRPEVQRGELRQTLLDSLPAGTVRWDHKVSGVRALSEGRHEVTFANGTTVTTSLLVGADGAWSRVRPLLSDAVPEYSGMSYVETYLFDSDTRHPAAAKAAGGGSLMAPAPGTGIMAHRERGDTLHTYVALTKPLDWFAGIDFTDTAAAIARIAREFDGWAPEVTALITETDVAPILRPLYTLPIEHRWERAAGVTLVGDAAHLAPPNGEGANLAMLDGAELGQALAAHPDDPEAALAEYERAMFPRSAAAAADGAELHELMFGDGSPQSITALLTGGTLPQ; this is encoded by the coding sequence ATGAAGACCCCAGTCACGATCATCGGCGCCGGGCTCGGCGGCCTCGTCCTGGCCCGCGTTCTGCACGTCCACGACATCCCGGTCACCGTCTACGAGGCGGAGCCCTCACCGAAGGCGCGCTCGCAGGGCGGGATGCTCGACATCCACGAAGACAACGGCCAGCCGGCTCTCGCGGCGGCCGGCCTGACCGGCGAATTCCGCAGCCTGATCCTGGAGGGCCGCCAGGCGACGCGGGTCCTCAGCCCGGACGGGACCGTCCTGCTCGACGAACCCGACGACGACAGCGGCGGGCGGCCCGAGGTGCAACGCGGCGAGCTGCGGCAGACCCTGCTCGACTCGCTCCCGGCCGGCACCGTCCGGTGGGACCACAAGGTCAGCGGCGTGCGCGCCCTCAGTGAGGGCCGTCACGAAGTGACCTTCGCCAACGGCACCACGGTCACCACGAGCCTGCTCGTCGGCGCGGACGGCGCGTGGTCCCGCGTCCGGCCGCTGCTGTCGGACGCCGTCCCCGAGTACAGCGGCATGTCCTACGTCGAGACCTACCTGTTCGACTCCGACACCCGTCATCCCGCCGCGGCGAAAGCGGCCGGCGGCGGGTCACTGATGGCGCCCGCACCGGGCACGGGGATCATGGCCCACCGCGAGCGCGGCGACACCCTGCACACCTACGTGGCGCTCACCAAGCCGCTGGACTGGTTCGCCGGCATCGACTTCACCGACACCGCCGCGGCCATCGCCCGGATCGCGCGGGAATTCGACGGCTGGGCCCCGGAAGTCACCGCGCTGATCACCGAAACCGACGTCGCGCCGATCCTGCGCCCCCTCTACACGCTGCCGATCGAGCACCGGTGGGAGCGCGCGGCGGGGGTGACCCTGGTCGGCGACGCCGCGCACCTCGCGCCGCCGAACGGCGAGGGCGCCAACCTCGCCATGCTCGACGGGGCCGAACTCGGCCAGGCACTGGCCGCGCACCCGGACGACCCCGAGGCCGCCCTCGCCGAGTACGAGCGGGCCATGTTCCCCCGCAGCGCCGCGGCCGCCGCCGACGGCGCCGAACTCCACGAACTCATGTTCGGCGACGGCTCGCCCCAGAGCATCACGGCCCTGCTCACCGGAGGCACGCTGCCCCAGTAA
- a CDS encoding ABC transporter ATP-binding protein, with product MTEPLLEINDLEVSFGDTPAVRGVSLSVAPGERVAVVGQSGSGKSTTAHAVMGLLPGSGHVTGGTIRWRGEDITHAGENRLRRLRGREVGLVPQDPMSNLNPVSRVGRQVAETLVAHRICGRREAWARAVELLGQAGLNEPARRARQYPHEFSGGMRQRVLIAIGLACRPDLLIADEPTSALDVTVQRQILDHLDELTRELGTALLLVTHDLGLAADRADRVVVMSEGEIVETGPARQVLTAPREDYTRRLVAAAPSLGAPKSTAAKNIAASSASSVASVASVPETVLEVEHVSKEYRVRGRGGVLRAVDDVSFTVERGRTTAIVGESGSGKTTTARMVLGLVPATGGRIRLDGAEVAGLRGARLRAARRAMQPVFQDPYASLDPMWTVERIVTEPLRTFGVGDRASRRVRVAELLDQVALPAALAQRYPNELSGGQRQRVAIARALAPGPRLVVCDEAVSALDVLVQDQILGLLSSLQRELGLSYLFISHDLAVVRSLAHDVLVMKDGRVVEQGPVDEVLTAPADPYTRQLLAAVPGAAAFAG from the coding sequence ATGACCGAACCGCTGCTGGAGATCAACGACCTCGAAGTGTCCTTCGGGGACACTCCCGCGGTGCGCGGGGTGAGCCTGAGCGTGGCGCCGGGCGAGCGCGTCGCCGTCGTCGGCCAGTCCGGCTCCGGGAAGTCCACCACCGCGCACGCGGTGATGGGCCTGCTGCCCGGGTCCGGCCACGTCACCGGCGGCACGATCCGCTGGCGTGGCGAGGACATCACGCACGCCGGCGAGAACCGGCTGCGGCGGCTGCGCGGGCGCGAGGTCGGGCTGGTGCCGCAGGACCCGATGTCGAACCTCAACCCGGTTTCGCGGGTCGGCCGCCAGGTCGCGGAAACCCTGGTGGCGCACCGGATCTGCGGACGCCGGGAGGCCTGGGCGCGGGCCGTGGAGCTGCTCGGGCAGGCCGGGCTGAACGAGCCGGCCCGCCGGGCGCGGCAGTACCCGCACGAGTTCTCCGGCGGCATGCGCCAGCGCGTGCTGATCGCGATCGGCCTCGCCTGCCGGCCGGACCTGCTGATCGCCGACGAGCCGACGTCCGCGCTCGACGTCACCGTGCAGCGGCAGATCCTCGACCACCTCGACGAGCTGACCCGCGAGCTGGGCACGGCGCTGCTGCTGGTCACCCACGACCTGGGCCTGGCGGCGGACCGGGCCGACCGGGTCGTGGTGATGTCCGAGGGCGAGATCGTGGAAACCGGCCCCGCGCGGCAGGTCCTGACCGCGCCGCGGGAGGACTACACCCGACGGCTGGTGGCCGCCGCGCCGTCGCTCGGTGCTCCCAAGAGCACCGCGGCCAAGAACATCGCGGCGTCGTCAGCGTCGTCAGTGGCCTCGGTGGCCTCGGTGCCGGAGACGGTGCTCGAAGTGGAGCACGTGTCCAAGGAATACCGGGTCCGGGGCCGTGGCGGGGTGCTGCGCGCGGTGGACGACGTGTCGTTCACCGTCGAGCGTGGGCGCACCACCGCGATCGTCGGCGAGTCCGGTTCGGGCAAGACCACCACCGCGCGGATGGTGCTGGGCCTGGTGCCCGCGACCGGCGGCCGGATCCGGCTCGACGGCGCCGAGGTGGCCGGGCTGCGCGGCGCGCGGCTGCGGGCGGCGCGGCGGGCCATGCAGCCGGTGTTCCAGGACCCGTACGCCTCGCTCGATCCGATGTGGACGGTCGAGCGGATCGTCACCGAGCCGTTGCGCACCTTCGGCGTCGGCGACCGCGCCTCGCGGCGGGTGCGGGTGGCGGAGCTGCTGGACCAGGTCGCGCTGCCGGCCGCGCTCGCGCAGCGGTACCCGAACGAGCTGTCCGGCGGGCAGCGCCAGCGGGTCGCGATCGCCCGCGCGCTGGCGCCCGGCCCGCGCCTGGTCGTGTGCGACGAGGCGGTGTCCGCGCTGGACGTCCTGGTGCAGGACCAGATCCTCGGCCTGCTCTCCTCGCTGCAGCGGGAGCTGGGGCTGAGCTACCTGTTCATCTCGCACGACCTCGCCGTGGTCCGCTCGCTGGCCCACGACGTGCTGGTGATGAAGGACGGCCGGGTCGTCGAGCAGGGCCCGGTGGACGAGGTCCTCACCGCGCCCGCCGATCCCTACACCCGGCAGCTGCTGGCCGCGGTGCCGGGCGCCGCGGCCTTCGCCGGCTGA
- a CDS encoding ABC transporter permease — translation MTIDAGTPAPLARVRGRTLGRLVRNPMGVAGGVLLLIVLVAGVFAPLLAPYAPAEVHFSTPFQQPGTVGFGLGTDDLGRDILSRVLYGTRASLEVGALSVLLAVVVGVPLGLLSGYWRWLDAIVSRLADLMLAFPFLILAVGLAAINGGGLANAAVALGIAQIPTMVRVVRADTLRLKETDFVLAAHTMHAGPWRILGQHVLPNALSVIIVQATVIMPAAVLGEAILSFLGLGIQPPDPSLGIMLSDAQQYLFRTPWPGIFPGIALAVICLGFNLFGDALRDALDPKTSR, via the coding sequence ATGACGATCGACGCCGGCACCCCCGCTCCCCTGGCCCGGGTCCGCGGGCGCACGCTGGGCCGGCTGGTGCGGAACCCGATGGGCGTGGCCGGCGGGGTGCTGCTGCTGATCGTGCTGGTCGCCGGGGTGTTCGCGCCGCTGCTGGCGCCGTACGCGCCGGCCGAGGTGCACTTCTCGACGCCGTTCCAGCAGCCCGGCACCGTCGGCTTCGGGCTGGGCACCGACGACCTCGGCCGCGACATCCTGTCCCGCGTGCTCTACGGGACCCGCGCCTCGCTCGAAGTCGGCGCGCTGTCGGTGCTGCTCGCGGTGGTCGTCGGCGTACCGCTCGGGTTGCTGTCGGGGTACTGGCGGTGGCTGGACGCGATCGTCTCCCGGCTGGCGGACCTGATGCTGGCCTTCCCGTTCCTGATCCTCGCCGTCGGCCTGGCCGCGATCAACGGCGGCGGGCTGGCCAACGCGGCGGTCGCGCTGGGCATCGCGCAGATCCCGACCATGGTCCGGGTGGTGCGGGCGGACACGTTGCGGCTCAAGGAAACCGACTTCGTGCTGGCCGCGCACACGATGCACGCCGGGCCGTGGCGGATCCTCGGCCAGCACGTGCTGCCGAACGCGCTGTCGGTGATCATCGTGCAGGCCACCGTGATCATGCCGGCGGCGGTGCTGGGCGAGGCGATCCTGTCGTTCCTCGGCCTGGGCATCCAGCCGCCCGACCCGAGCCTGGGCATCATGCTGTCGGACGCCCAGCAGTACCTGTTCCGCACGCCGTGGCCCGGCATCTTCCCCGGCATCGCGCTCGCCGTGATCTGCCTGGGCTTCAACCTGTTCGGCGACGCCCTGCGCGACGCGCTCGACCCGAAGACCAGCCGGTGA